DNA from Lonchura striata isolate bLonStr1 chromosome 5, bLonStr1.mat, whole genome shotgun sequence:
AGATGACCCCAAAGGGTGGTAGACAAGGACAAGAAATGCCCTCCTGTTTGAACTCCTTTTCAAAGGTGGTTCCTGATCACgtgccctttgccttgaggacaGATCAAGATTGCTGTTCTCAGGAGCTGAGGACCAACAGCTGCCTGTACAAGGACACAAGTAATGTGGTACCTTGTTGCCACAAAGAAGTCTAAACTTTCCCCAAACTCACAGAGCACTGTTAGGAGGTAAAACCCTTGGACAGGAACTGCTCACTGTTCTTTGTCCAAACAGTGGCGGTTCTTTATCTCCATGGACATGCTATAATTTCCATTTTGGGCCAGAAACCCAAAGCCCAGTCCAGCAGTCACATGTCCtggcctgcccagcactgctctgagtCCAATGTGAGCAGAGGGTGCACTTCAGGGGTTTGGGTGTGTGTGTAGCATGTGTCACTTTTGGGGTTTTCAGAGCTGACACCTTTGTTATGTGAGTTTTCAGTCTGATATTAGCCTGCCATTAAGAGGGGGGATGAGTTGTAAAAGCAGCATGAAATGAGATGGGAGAAGGCTCCTGCCCTACTGTTCCCTGAGGAAGAACAGGTGTCCTGGTTAGCACTGTAGCTTGAGATAGAGACAGCCAGAAAAGGAGGGGGTGAAAGCTGAGTGGGTTCTTGCAACAAAGAAGGAGACTGGAGCTTGTTCCCATATCTCTGTCCACTCACTGCTCCCAGGCACAGAAAGGCAACCTGGCAACCCCTCTAGCTGCTGGTGTGTGCTCTGGCTCTCTCCCTTTTGGCTCAGCTCTTTGATGTTGCTGGCTTCCCGGCTGTGGGCAGAAGGTGGTTCTGATGGTAGCCTGGGGGTGGATCAAGAGTGGGAGAGGGGAGGAGTCACTGATCGATGCTAATGAATAAAAGGTCCCTCTTCTTCGGTCCAGGGTCCAAGACACCAGGAGAGCTGCCCCCTGAGACAAGAGCTGCAGACTGGCAGGGAAGCGACAGCTTAGTGAGTATTCAGGGACTGCCTTGCTTTTCCTGGACAGCTGCTTATTATCATTGCCTTGCTGGTGCTTCACTGCTGTAAAATGTTAGGAGTGTTTCATACAGCGTGAAGTGTTGTGATTTTCCACTCCAGCAGCAGACATATCAAGGCTGCTTTTCTGATCCCTTCTTTATTTGTGAGTCTACAGGGATCTTCCTGGCATGTGCAAATTTGTCTTAGCTCCTTTCTGTACTTCTAACCAGTGGATGCTGCAACAAAGCAGAGGGATTGGGCTCCCTGTGCTGCATGGTATGTTACCCCCAGGGCAGCCACTGTTGTTGAGTAGGGGAGATGTGTGCTGGGCAAGTATGGAGTGCAGGGGGAGCAGAAAGGAGTACTTTTGCAAGAGGAAGAATTCCCCGAAGGAGAATTGCTGGAATAGGGCTGTGAAGCTGGCATGTTCATTCATCCCTTGAAAAATGTATTGCTTCTGTGGTAACAAATGAAACATTTGGGTTAAAGTGGTGTTTGTGGCTGTTCTCCTGTGGTTGATGGCAGAGTATGATCCAGGCATTCTAGGATTAGAATCCTCTGAAAtgggagcagagagctctgccctgAGTGAAGACAAATAAAGAGGGTTTGGCTTGAAAGTGCATTTGAGTTTCCCACTGGGCAGCCTTGCTTTCATTCCAAAGTACACCCAGCACCTTCCTCTCTGTGCCCCATTGCTTTCCCACTGGGGTCTGTCCTCCAGCTTCTcccttgtgcttttctttcttagcaGCTACTGTACAAGACATTTGTGAAACCTATAAATTCCACATTCAACAGTAAGTCCAAAACTTCTAAGTTCTAAGAAATGAAAAGGATCCCAGAGCAGAGAATTTCCTTAAAGAGACTGGAgtggcagggcacagagcagcagcagcaaagtctCAGTTCCCTTTGACCTTGTATTTATAGCAAACTTATGGCTTTCCCCCAAGTTTTCCTCCTCATTTCAGGCTAAGCACTGAACAGGCAAGAAGTGGATGTGTATGGGGGGGGCCTTGATGGTGCAGGATTGAGCTGCTCTCCACATGGGGTGGGATAACAGGGATGAAGAGAAATTCTTTCTCTTTGGTCTGAAGTTGAAGTCCCTGGTCAGCTTTTCCTCCTGAGAATGAAGGCTTCAAGTAAAGGTCCTGAGTTTGACATTGAAAGAGTAAATTGCAAAGCCCAGAGTAATCTTTTTCCAATGAATTTCAGTTCTCACTGATGAAGTGTTAGGCTCTGGATAAATGTCCCTGCAGTTCTTGGCTGTGTTACCTTCAGTGCAACTTCATGGATTGACCTCTGAAGGTGACATCAGTGACAACGGCACAGTGGTTTGGGGAAAATGGTCTGCACCCAGAGTGTGTTCACTTTGCATCCTGTCAGTGAGAAATCCTGATACCTGCATATACACATAGACAAAACAGGCAGTAGTCACAGCTTGGATGAGACATAAGAATGCTCCTGGGGCTTAGATTCATTCCCAGGCAGTgtctggggtcccagccccatcaCCGATACCTGGGGAGGGCTGGCAGGTAGTGGGtgccccccccctccccccccccccatccctacCTTGTCTCTAGCAAACTCTTTCCTTTTCACTCAGCAGGGATAGCCATCTCTGTAACTCCTTTCTCTTTTACTGCTTTCTACTGTTCCAAGAGTTGGAGAGTGGAACACCTGATGTTTTGTCCATCTCTGCTGCCCATGATATTGGATCTAGTCAAATTCTTTTAGATGTTAAAAGACAAGGTAATTCTCTCTGAGACTGCTGGCCTTGAAGATCCATCCCAGATGAAAAGCCTTATGTTGGCATGTGCCTTTGGTGCCCATGAGGCAAGGACTGCTAGTGCTAGACCAAAGAGGGAAATGTTTGCCTCTGACTCCACCAAGATGCTGTCCTTTGGACTGGAAGAGGAGTCTGGGGTCAGCACCACAGTGAGAGCCTTCAAAGAtagagctctgggtgctgctgtcaTCTCAATGCAAAAAACATGATCACACCAGCAGAGGGATTCTTTCAGGTTGCTGCATGGCACTTCTGAAGCAATAAAATAGGAGATGAAAAGGGGCAGCAGGGTTGTATTCCTTCTCTGATAGCTGGCAGGCTGGCATTGCAGCAGAGGGCAGCTGGAGAGGGGGGGACTGAGTGGGACAGGAATGTTTGAAGCTTCATGCTCCATGTCTCCATCGGCAAAGCTGACAGAAGTGTTTGGGCTGGTTATATCCAGACAGAATATATTGAGGGCAAAGAGAGCAGATCagaggaaaaatcagaaaaacaaacattcatATTTGGGCTCAACACACACTTCTGCCTTTGGGCCCCTGGCAGCCTGTGAAATTCCTTCCACTTGCCTAGGCCAGCTTTTCTGAGTATGGAGTGCTAGTGACATGTTTGCCTCTGGATCATGTCCCCCAGGCCTGAGCTATGAGAGGAAGGGGGCATGCCCCTTCCTTCCCAAAACCTAATCCAGTCTGCTAATAGAGGATGTTTTGTAATAGCTCCAAGAAGAGTGTGTACCAGCTAGCTGTCACCTTGCCCAGGCTCTTTCATGGGCTTCCTCCTAGCTCTGTTTTCATAATAAACATTCCACTGCTAATTTTGCAGTCAGCCCAGGATCTCCAGCTACCCTCAGttagaagaaagcaaaactcAGTGAGAAATACAGAGTGAGAGATTCGTCCTTGCACTGGCACAATGCGCACTCTCGTCATCCTTACACTCCTGGCTGTCTTGGTGGTGGCTGCCACTTCCTATGGTAGGTGACCTTTATTACTGGGTAGAATGAAAACTCCAAACCTGCAGACATTTCTGGGTCTGTTCAGATGTTTGTTATTTAACTTTGTGTCTTCTTTGCCCTTAACTTGATCTCTTGCCTGCTTTCCTACCCTTGTGTTAGATCCTCCTAGGCCTGATCCAGAACTGTTACTGCCAGTCACTGGAATTCACGGTCCAGGATGCTTCAAACCCTTCCTCTTTGTTCCAGCTCACCTCACAGACTGCTCCTCTTTTTGTCCTGCTGTTGTCTGAACTGTGATAAGTGTGGTAATTCTTAATTATTCCTTGCTAATGGGAAGATATTCCTTTTTACTTTTGTAATATCATCCCCTTTTCCTGGTGAGGCACACAGTTCCATATTGGTGGAATTAAGATGCTGCTTCATGCAAGATTCGAGTGTATTTCACTGTGCTAATCCATTCTCTAAGAACACATGCAAGCTTTGAAGGCAAATTGGTATCCTATCACTGTAGTGTCAGGAGCAGAAGGTGAAGAACTGTGCTGGAGAATCAGGCTGGATGACCAAGTGTGAGTCTGGAAGCACTGACTAAATCACCAGGTAGCTGTCTATTAAATTCCTGAGCACTTTAACCTCCTCATATCAATTCTAGGTCACACCACTGatccctttctcttccttttaaaGATGTGCCTTAAAACCTGGCTTCTCTGATTTCTGTGTGTATTCTGTTGATCTGTGGTACATGAAATACTGAATCCCATCAACACAGTGTCATAATACatgtttcattctttctttccacagAGTCCCATGAGAGCATGGAATCCCATGAGTATCTCAGTAAGAGacttttttactattttattgAATTTGCAGAGTGCTACAGACATGTCCAAGATAATTTACTCATACTCCTATTAGGGATAAAATAGGTAGAACAACTGAGCCCAGGGAAACTGAATTTACTGAGTGATGGAGTTTCAGAATGAAAAGGGAGAGAGTTAAAAGAAGACTTCACATGTTTTGGCACATGCTCATACCACTATTTTGCATAGAATATAATGAGAATTGGAAAACAAATTTTGAGAACAGAGCTCAGGTCTCTGTTACATGTACCAAACTGACACTAGAAAAGGACATTGGTCAAAAAGCTCTACGATGAGCATGGAAAGAGCCACTGTAGAAAGCCATGTACAGAATTTATTCTCCCTGAAGTACAAGGAGAGCCTTACTCTAAGCACCTTGGAAGCAGGCATGGTGTGTGAATAGGAGGGATCCTTTGGctggaagagggagagagagtgTCACAGGAAAAGCATGAAAAGGGTGAAGGGTGTCACTTTGGAACCAGCAATATCCTGGAGAGGTTAAAGAACAGGTgaatcaaaatgaaaaagaaattaggaCATTAGGACATCTGGAAGAAGGATTTCACAAAGCAGATAGTCAGCAACACAAAGGCACATATGGAAGCCAAATGATATCCATAGACTCCTGACCTCTGCAACAGGACTGTGATGTTTctcaaaaaaatcagaaaggacATTTGGGCCCCTCAGTCCAAAACTGCCCCACAAACTTCTCAATGACTGTCTAACTTTGGAGGCAGAGAGAATCACTCATGCCCTTCCTGTGCACAATTTCACAGTTCTTGTAGTTCTTTTGAGAGTGCTCAGATGTCCCATGGTCTGTGTAGCTTGGTGCCTACCTGTTCTGGGCAAGCTCCACTCAATCAGAGGGACTGTGGCAGCAAAATCACAGTATCATTCCTCTGGGTTATTTGAATAATATCAGAACACGACCAACATGGGCACCTCTGTACAGGCTGCATTACCCACTGAGAGAGCCTATACATGAACCAgccaggggacaggagggaatATTAAAAGGTCTTGGATTTAATTGTACATGGGAGGGGAGACAAGGAGGCTGTTATAAAGGAGGAAGCCAGCTTTTGTTGAAATCTGGCATTGAAAAAGTGCCAGTCTGAATAACCCCTTGCCTTTTCAGATCCCTTCCTCAACAGGCGAAGGGCCAATGACTTCATACAAGCTGACACAAGACTAAGAGCCATCACTCAGGAGAGGTATGCCATGGCCTCAGGATGCTGAGCTTGACAGATTCCTCCTTGCCAAGAGAGGCTGTTAGCAGGGGTGGCAGCCAGGGTGACTTGTGAGAAGCCTCAGTCCCTCTTTTAATGTGAGGTACTTTTTAATTCCCCAAACCCAGGAAAAGTAAGAATTCAGATAACAGAAAGCATGTCCTTAGATTTAGACACATGTCACATGCTGAGAAGACTGAAAATTTTTTCTGAAGGAAGCACCAACAGAAGGAGAGGGAATTAATGTGGGATGGTCGGAAAGAAAGATCAGTTTGAGAGCTTTTTCGAGTTCTCAGATTTCATGCAGAACTTGCATGACTTTTTCTAAATCAAAGGGTCATCTGAGGGCCTCCTTGCCTCACTTATAAAATACAGGTGTAACCAATTTCATGCCTTATTCAAGGCTTGTGAAAATAAAGACTGAAATACGGAAATAATCTCTTGGCGAGGCATAAGACAAACCTTCTCCTCAGTACCAGGTGACCtatttcaggtatttttttctATGTATATGTTTGGGAACGAGCAGAAGAGCTGAAGAACGCAGGCTAGGGAAGGCTTCCTCCAGCTGAGACAGGAgccattcccctctccccaccaCCTTACTTAGCCCCTAAATAAAAGGTTGCCTGAGGAggcaaaacattcctgctgtaGTCCCTGGGTATGGTGAGCACAGAAGCTGGCATGCTAAGAACCATGTAGCTGGATGATGGACTCTAATGGTGGATCCTTAATCCAAGCAGGGAGTTTTGGAACAGGAAAGGGCTGTAGGCAGATATTTAAGATCTCAGCATTTACCCCTCTTCTCTCCTACCTTTACAGGATCAGGGAGCGTAGTAAGGCACCCCAGGAGCATCAGAGGGAGCTCTGCGAAGACTACTACCCTTGTGAAATGTACGCTTTTCGCCATGGCTACGCTGCTGCTTACAAGCACTATtttggggggaggaggaggaccaaGTAAAGAATGACCTGTCCCCACCCTGGGGCCTGGAGTCCAGGGTATCCTCCCCAAAATCGCAATGGCTCTGAAACATATTCAGTTGCTTGTATCCCTGTATGTTATCCTgcctgcttcttctctcccatgTAGCCATGGATTCCTACACTGTGTTAATTAGCGCTGAGCTGATGTAGCAGAGATCACAGAGAGTTCAGGATGTGGGTGTTTACTACAAAATAAATTGCTGGTTTGATACTATCTTCTCATGACTCACAGTATTTTGGAAGGGGGGTATGCAATTTTCCATAAAGGAACTGAATCTGTGTATCATACATTCTGTTGCAGATTATGGGGAAAAACATCATCACCTTGCAAGCATATGGCTATGGAACCTATAATGTTCTTGTTCCAGGTTCTACAAGTAGCTTCTTTCAGAGGTCACTGGACAGTTTCAGCTCCCAGTCTTAATCTAAAAACAGTGGTGTGTTCAGAATACAAATGCAGTTTTTGAAAATCAAGTCTTTCCTCAGCTGGGGAAACAAAATCGAGAAAGCACCTATTTAATCATAAAACAAAGTTAGGGTGAGAGTTGGTGACAAAAAAATCTTGTAAACTGCCTCTTGTTTATCTAGTTACCATCAGGTCCTGATGTTAGGTGCTCCTTTAGAAAGGAGTGTGTGGTCCAGACTTAACTTGTATTTCCCTTTGCAATCCCTTTCAAAACCCTTCCACTTGAAACTACACTGGTAGCACTTGAAAGCTGCAGAAAgtgaagctgcagaggggctCCTGGTggtaaataaatagaaaaaagaaatccaacgtTTGGGGTCAGGCCCAACTTTGCTCACACAGAACAATTTCATTTGACTGTTCACAAATTGTTTGAAATCAAGATGTGGCTTGACCCTGCGCGCAAGTTACTGAGCCCCTCCTGGACCTCTGAGGAGTGAGTATGGCTGCATTCTGCTCACCATCACCAGGGCCTGTCCCCAGGCCAAAAAGCACCAGTGCTGACGTGTCCGAGaattctgtgctgctctgggcttgacagcagccacagcagctgggaCACCCTTTGGTGTGATTTGTGTAGGAGACATAACATCTACCTCAGCTCAACACAGATGGTTTCAGCATTCACTTCTCTAGGCTTACACAGGCACCTGCAAATTATGGAAGCTGGAACGATTCATGGCATGCAATCAAAGTCTGTGATGTATAAAGTATCACATTGTTGACTAATCTTTGAAACAAAGTCTGGAGCCAAATCTACCTGGCCCATTAGAAACATGCTTCTCCTTCCAAAACATACTCCAAGGTTTGCCAGCTTTGAAACTGAATTTTGGAAAGGAATgtgatttatttattgaaaaCACTTCTGATAGGAAACTCCACCCTGACAGTTACTAAAGTTTTgtccagaggaaaaaatgagagagaaataattttaaggaaaaagcCTGTACAGATTAGGTGCATTCACACACACTTGTTCCCTATGATCTCAAGTAGGTGAATCTTGTGATCACCAACCGGAGCAAACTCACATATGCTAAAATAAACAAGTCTGC
Protein-coding regions in this window:
- the MGP gene encoding matrix Gla protein yields the protein MRTLVILTLLAVLVVAATSYESHESMESHEYLNPFLNRRRANDFIQADTRLRAITQERIRERSKAPQEHQRELCEDYYPCEMYAFRHGYAAAYKHYFGGRRRTK